Below is a genomic region from Fusarium oxysporum Fo47 chromosome XI, complete sequence.
CTTTCTGGTCGATGGTTGACGCCCGATGAGATCCGCTTCCTCGAGTTGCAAAGTTTCATCAAACAGGGTGGCCGATTTGCTCAAGAGACGGACGAGAAGAAATTCCATTGGTATGACATGAAGATGATCCTCTGCAATTGGAGACTTTACCTTCAGGCATACATTCTTCTCTGTATCTCCGCTTGTTCTTACGGAACCAAGTTTACACTTCCTTCTATCGTCAAGGCTATGGGATTCACAAACACCAACGCTCAGTTGATGACAGTTCCTGCCTACATCGCTGGTGGTATTTCTTCTGTCTGTTTCGCTAAGCTTTCTGACCACTTCCACTGGAGAATGCCTTTCGTCGCTATTCCTCTCTGTCTGATTGCTGTTGGATACTCTATTGTCATGAGCTTCCGTGGCGACATGACTGGCAGCCATACTGGCCCTGGATACTTTGCTCTTGTTCTCACCTGCATCGGCATCTACCCTGTCCAACCAGCTGGCAGCAGTTGGGCGGCCAATAACCTTGCCCCTTCAAGCCGACGAGCGATCGGTGTTGCCTTTAACATTTGTGTGGGTAACATCGGAGGTATCATCGGCTCATATATGTACCTTGATAAGGAAGCTCCTCGCTACCAAACAGGCTTTGGTCTCTCCCTTGCTTTTGGAGCCAGTGGAATGTTGgtggctcttcttcttgagactAGTTACAAGTGGGGCAATAAGCGAAAAGCTGAGCTGTCTGAGGATGACATCCATGCTCAGTACTCGGAGCATGAACTTATGAAGCTCGGAGACAAGAGTCCCCTGTTCAAGTACACCCTGTAGGAAGATAACATAGGTGGTAGAATGGCCTGCAGTACTTAGGTAGCAATTGACAGTATTACACTCTGTAAGCTACTGAAAATGTATCACTATCTTTATCGTCTCTATTGAAGTGAGTCTACGATGTTTGTACTGTGCCCAGTATCGGGCATTTTCTAAGGCCAATGGAAGTCTGGCTAACAATCCTTTGATTAGTAGGTGGGTCCCGCTGGCCTGGGTGCGAGACGCGATGACCGTCGCGACTAAAACTCAGCTTTCAAGGATTCAGCCTACGGGTCTGCTGTTGTGTGTAGGGTAGGGCACACCAACAttggttgaagctgataCAATCTGGTATCTAGTATAGCATGAGATAGATATCTTTACTAAGGGGTTAATCTTAGATGTTTAAGTAAACTATGCATGACGTGCTGGTCTCAACTGTTGGAAACAACGCGGCACTTGTTTTAAAGAACTCTTGTTGTTAAAGAATCTATTTCGCGCATCAATGGAACAGTCACAACCGAGCAGCCACAAACCGATTACTTCCAGGTCTCTCCAATCCGTTACTTTCTACGAGGTAATACTATTCGACAGAGACAAAAGTCTGTCGAGTACCACTGCAATTGGTTAGAAACGTTGGAGAAATTCTAATCACGTGAAGTTGTAACAGGGATGGAGGTACAATATTACCCCACAGGCGGTTCACACCGTCGCGGTGTCCTGCTCTTTAACCCGATTCCGTTTTTCCGTTTTTCCCGGCGGGCCAACAGGCGGACAAGGAGGATCCCCAGTACGGATTCATATCCGTTTGCGCCGTTAATCCGCTTCTACAACAAGACCCACGTCAAAATGGTCAGCGAGATACAGATTTAATCAGGAATCAgaatttttatatattaactgCATCGCGAAAATATCTTAGATACATCAGAATTGCTACTTCAATAAGTCAAGCATACTCTTATCCCATACACCTCAACCACCTTTCATTATGCCTCTGCCGACAGATTTCACACTTAACACCGGGGCCAAGATCCCTGCCGTTGGTTTTGGTACATGGCAGGCTCCTCCTGGGCAGGTCGAGAAAGCTGTCGAGATCGCCCTCAACAACGGTTACAAGCACATTGACTGCGCTTCCATCTACCGCAATGAAGTCGAGGTTGGCGTTGGCATTCGTAAGAGTGGCGTTCCTCGATCAGAGATCTTCATTACCGGCAAGCTCTGGAACACTAAGCATGCTCCCCAGGATGTGGAGAAGGGTCTCGATAAAACGTTAAAAGACCTTGGAACTGACTACCTCGATCTTTTCCTTATGCACTGGCCTTGGTGAGTTCACTGAATGATACATATATTTATAATGAATAATAACGCTAACTCTTTGCAGTGCTTTCAAGTCTGGTGATGATTGGTTTCCTATCGACTCAGATGGTGTTTTTGAGCTGGCCGATATTGACCCTGCCGAGACATACGGGGCTATGGAGAGACTCCTAGAATCAGGTAAAGTCCGTGCCATCGGAGTATCAAACTTCACCAAGGGCCGTCTCGAAGATCTCatgtccaagaccaaggtcgTTCCCGCTGTCAACCAGATCGAGGCTCACCCTTACCTCCAACAACCCGACCTCTTCAACTATTGCAAATCCAAGGGCATCCAGGTCGCCGCTTACTCCCCTCTCGGCAACAACCAAACCGGTGAAGCTCGCACAGTGGAtgatcctctcgttgccgaGCTCGGCAAGAAGCTTGGATTGGACATCGGTCAGGTCCTGTACTCGTGGGGTGTTCAGCGAGGCTCTGTTGTGCTACCTAAGAGTGTAACGCCCAGCCGCATTAAGTCTAATCGAGAGGTCTCCGAGTTGCCGCATGATGCTTTCGAGCAGCTAAACGGTTTGGAGAGGAACAAGCGCTATAACTGGCAGACAAGGTGGGGCTATGATATTTTCCAGGAATTAGGAGAGGATAAGGTTAAGCAGGTTGCTAAGGAGTTAGGTACTGAgaatttatataaatttagtaaaaagtaaatagaataagtaaatatatatataaaactactttatagatatattattactaataaaagaaataattcTATTAAGTTAAAGAattaaagcttaataatataattaatacttttatttatttagcttttaaattatatatattttttaataataataattattttattttatatattaagttctataattaatataggcctattaaaatactacttataaaataatatcATACCCTAGTTAGTGGCTTCTAGcagtaattaataatattttatttaaatatatataattctatttttattatcCTAGAGCTAATAgaataaaaaataaatatatatattaaacttactttaatattttaatataagaggATAtatgttacgaccccagcggttacgtcacgtgtaccccacaatttcactcctttcaagaaccaatcacgatgcaaccatgcagggacgaccagcgtagggacgccgtcgtcccatggaacgaagcgtcccaaggacgacagcgtccgcacatatcgtcgtcctcacatcacacacagtagtatatagaacacattcatttgcactttcatagaacttagctcaccagctatcaataaagcatctttacatcaataagcctaacacgcattacttgatcattaagaaacgtgacacttcgcatcgctcagcatcacgccctacgttatctgcaaacataaacctagtacggactagtttacctgtttggaaacccaaccgtca
It encodes:
- a CDS encoding NADP-dependent oxidoreductase domain-containing protein produces the protein MPLPTDFTLNTGAKIPAVGFGTWQAPPGQVEKAVEIALNNGYKHIDCASIYRNEVEVGVGIRKSGVPRSEIFITGKLWNTKHAPQDVEKGLDKTLKDLGTDYLDLFLMHWPCAFKSGDDWFPIDSDGVFELADIDPAETYGAMERLLESGKVRAIGVSNFTKGRLEDLMSKTKVVPAVNQIEAHPYLQQPDLFNYCKSKGIQVAAYSPLGNNQTGEARTVDDPLVAELGKKLGLDIGQVLYSWGVQRGSVVLPKSVTPSRIKSNREVSELPHDAFEQLNGLERNKRYNWQTRWGYDIFQELGEDKVKQVAKELGTENLYKFSKK
- a CDS encoding major facilitator superfamily domain-containing protein; the protein is MAADNANSDHEKAPQARTIDNIRVLGLTDDDADFYNNVTPEARKTIIRKVDRRLVPMLAILYLISHLDRANIGNAKIEGLVEDLNLVGNQYNIVLSLFFIPYILLEIPSNMLLKKFTRPSVYLGTLVFIWGIIMTLHGVVKGFGGLLAVRMLLGVFEAGFYPGAVYLCTFWYMPKDLATRIAYFYCTSALSGAFSGLLAAGIAQMDGAGGYEGWRWIFILEGIATVIMGVLCFFFLIDSPALSGRWLTPDEIRFLELQSFIKQGGRFAQETDEKKFHWYDMKMILCNWRLYLQAYILLCISACSYGTKFTLPSIVKAMGFTNTNAQLMTVPAYIAGGISSVCFAKLSDHFHWRMPFVAIPLCLIAVGYSIVMSFRGDMTGSHTGPGYFALVLTCIGIYPVQPAGSSWAANNLAPSSRRAIGVAFNICVGNIGGIIGSYMYLDKEAPRYQTGFGLSLAFGASGMLVALLLETSYKWGNKRKAELSEDDIHAQYSEHELMKLGDKSPLFKYTL